The genomic DNA CACAGTGAGGGGGTTGGGTAGGGGCCTGGGGTCTCCCCAGCTCTGAGCCTGTCTCTTAATGCTTCTATCTGTCTTCTGTTACTACAGCAAGAAACGCAAAGCCAGGTAAATGAGGGCAGGTGCTGAGGGCGAGCGGGGCTgaccgggggggtgggggcacagtcTGTGACCGCTTTGTTCTTTAATCCGAGGCTATCTGACCATCTATCCCGTGACTAGACATAGACTGAATGCCTGTAGCTCTTGTGTGACCAAGATTGTCTCTGTGACTTTGTATGACTGACATCGTACCACATAACTGGGTCTGGCTATCCATCTGTTCCACTGTTAGGAACAAGTTATGCAACCACAATGGGGAGCGACAAGTATGTGTTGGTGGGTGATGCTGACCTGTCTGTGACTCTAGCTAGGGGCGTATATGGGTTGTTTGCCTATCAGCCGCTCACTCACTGTGTGAGACTGGTGTTCTGGCTGTCTAGCTGTGCCATTGTCAATGATGAGCTGTGTGCCTGTCTTTGGAGACGATAAAGCTGGGTTGACTGGAACTCTGGCTGGGGATGGGTCTGGCTGTAGCATGCTGTTTGCCTGTCTGTGATGGATTCCACTGGTGAGTCAGCCTTCTCTGGCTGCCTGGTGTCGTCTAGCTGAGGGATTGTGACTGACCGTGCGCCTGTGCCTGGCTGCAGGACCGTCCATCCACCTGTGGTGTGACTGTAGGATTTAATCCAACTGTTTGATTGTATGACCCTGTCTCCTACTCACTCGCTGCTGATGGTGTCTGATGCTGGATGAGGCTCCCAAAGGTGGAGTGCCTCGCCCAGTGTCACCCAGCTAAGCCGCCAGGCATCATTCGCAGGAATGATTCCAGACCCTACGCTTTTTCCAGGATGCTGTCTGTTTCTCACCGTGTCTGACTGTACAACGGATGGGATGACTGTCTTGAGTGTAGTATCATGTACATGTGCATAGCAGGGTGCTTGGTGGTGTCTGTGCCTAAATAAAGGACTTCGGTGTATCTTATGGTGACTGAGTCAGACTAGGGAGCtatgaggctgggagtctgatgGTATTTGTGTCTGGCCACATGGCTGTGTCAGTGTGTAGCGTGGTGAGGTCAAGTCTCCGACAGTGGCTGGGTCTAGATGTCTGGCCTTGTGAGACTGTAGGGCTGTGTTCTATTATAGGGCAGCTCACACATCTGTTCGAGGCACGTGAAACGAACTGACGGTGTGTAGATGCATGTGACTGTCACAGTGCCCCTCTTCTGCCACCATGTTtctgtcttgtcttgtcttgtctgcAAACAACTCAGGCCAGCCTCCAGGGCCTCTCtgactctctttcctttcttctctgctgcCTTCCTGACCCCTGGGGGCCCTAGGGGCACCATGGTAAGGTGAGTCTACAGAGTGGGGCTGGGGATGCTGACACATGGCGGGGTATCATGCTGGTGCCTAGGAATgatccctctctcccctgcccctttctccccaGGTGGCTGCGAGCCTACGAGAGTGCTGTCTCCTTCCACTTCAGCAACTATTTTGTGGGCTTTCTGTCCGAGGCCACGGCCACGTTGGCAGGGGCTGGCTTCACCGAGGAGAAGGATCACCTGGAatggtggggagggctgggggggccCCCTCTCCCACAGGGTGCTGCCTAGAGGAGccgcagggagggggagggtgctCCAAGGGGAGGGAACAGCCAAGACAGAGGTGTGGAGGTCAGCTGGCGTGAGACACCACATGAATTTGCATGTCTCTTTTGCCCACAGGGACCTGACGGTGTCCAAGCCACTGAACGTGGAGCTGCCCCGGTCCATGGTGGAAGTTGTTACAAGCTGGAACTTGCCAATGTCTTATTGGCTAAATAACTGTGAGTCACCAAGTCACCACTCCAAGAGTTGAGAGTCCCCAACCCAGGCCCTTCCCCACATTCatataacaaacatttactgagaacctattgtgtgctaggcactgaagATACTGCAGGGACCAGGGGGGAGAAAAACCAAAATCTCTGCCCCTGTGGTGGTGGCAGTTTTGTGGGGAGAGcagacagcaagagaaaaaaatacatatttcaagtGGTGACAAGtactatggtaaaaaaaaatgaagcaagtaAAGATAATCTGGGAGTGTTGGCacgagtgtgtatgtgtgtgtgttggagggggttttgcaattttaaataaattagccAGAGCAAGCCcccctgaggaggtgacatttgagcaaacaCCTGAGCAAGGTGAGAGAACAAGCGATGCAAATGTGTGAGGGAGGAGTGTAACAGATGGAAAGcgcagccagtgcaaaggccctgaggtaggagcatACTTGGCACTTGGAGGAACAGGGAGGAAACCAGTGCAGCAGgagcagagtgagtgagggaaCCAGTGGAAGGAGGTGAGGTTAGAGAGGTGATAGGGGCCTGGTCCCCTAGGGCTTCACTGACCACAGGAAGGATTTTGGCTTTTTCTCTGGGAAGTGGAGCCAAAGCAGGGGTCTGAGCAGAGGATGGCTGAGGGCTGACTTGGGTCATAACAGGACCCTCTGGCTGCTATGAGAGCATGTGGGAAGGGGGCAAGGGTGGAAGCAGTAAAGAGGCCATGGCAGCAGCACAAGTGAGCAATGGCGGTAGTGGCAGTGGCCATGGAGAGGAGAGGTCAGATTCTGGAAAAATTCTGAGGGTAAGTCTGACAGGATTTGCTGAGAGTTTAGTTGTGGGAATAGGGGGAGAGCAGAGTAAGGGCGATCCTAGGCTTTTACCCTGAGGAACTAAAAGAGTAGAGTTGACATCAGCTGAACTTGGGGATACCGTGGGAGGAGCAGGTTGGGAGGGAAGATCAGGCGCTAAGTTTGAGGCCATTATAAAGATTTTATCCCGGGAGCTCCAGCAGGTCATGGGTTCCTCACCTTGCCCTACAGCcccccaggaagggcagagggtaTCCCAGGAGCCTCTTGACCCGCATCTCCCCCTTCCAGATGTTTTCAAGAATGCTCTTCGTCTGGGGACCTTTTCTGCCGTGCTGGTCACCTATGCAGCCAGTGCCCTCCTGCACGTGAGCAGGGCAGAGCGGGATATTGAGTGGggggagctgggcaggggtggCAGCACCTCCTCACTCACTTCATCACCCCCGGGGCCCCCTAGGGTTTCAGCTTCCATTTGGCTGCGGTGCTGCTGTCCCTGGCATTTATCACTTACGTGGAACAtggtaagcacagagcccagcccagcagATGGGATGGAAGGTGGGACAGGGCTGGACCACTGTCCCCTGAGGCTAACCTGACCCCCTTATCTCCTGACATCCACCCCAGTCCTCCGGAAGCGCCTGGCTCGGATCCTCAGTGCCTGCGTCTTGTCGAAACGGTGTCCACCAAACTGTTCGCACCAGCATCGCTTGGTGAGGGTTCAGCCCAACACTCCCCCTCAAAATCGTTACATCTGTCTCCATCTTCTTTCTGTCTCAGGATGCCCAGCTTCCTCTTCTGGCACCTGAGCCATCCCCAGAACCTTGCTTTTATTCACTAGCATCCATTTctataacaaacatttatcaagcacctgcTCTATACACACCTGGCATTTGTCCCCTcactgaacatttattgagtacctactggtatcaggcactattctaggcactggagacacaatggtgaacaaaacagactgaAGTGCCAGCCCTATGGGacaaatattttaacagatgagacagtaaattttttaaaagtcagtagaGAATAATAGTTTCTTAGATTGTGATTCATGCCAAGGAGAAAATACATAAGAGAAACGGGAGGGGAAGTATTGAGGAGCATGAgtggttttaattttagataGGGAGGTGACTTTCGAGCTCTTTAACTGAAGGAGATGAGGAAGAGaagcattccaggcaaagaaaacaaCCTGTGTAACGGTTCTGAGATGGGAGAGAGCCTGGAATATTTGAGGAACAACAAGGAGGCTAGTGTGGCTTGAGCAGAGCgagtgaggtggggagagtgGTGGATCTTGTAGGTCATGGtgaggatttgtttttgtttttcatttgcttgCAATGAGAAATATGGACAACCTCAGATCTGTGTCCCACCCAGCAACTGACGTTTATCACCCTAAGCCCCCCAACTCAAGTCTCTCCATTCTTCCTCTTCTGCCTGAATATCCCCCCCTGGATGCCCTCAGGCTAAAGTACCCTCATCCTTGGATGAGCTCCCATGGGAAGATCTGAACCATCTTTTTCCTACCCCAGGGCATGCCCTGTGCACTAGACATCCTCATTCCCGGGACCCACTGCGCCTTGCATCTCCCTGGGTTCCCCTGCCCAGGTGGGGCTGGGAGACAGCGAGTAGATCCAGCTGCCAAACATATCCATCTGTCCCCCACAGGGCCTGGGGGTGCGAGCCTTAAACCTGCTCTTTGGGGCCCTGGCCATCTTCCATCTGGCCTACCTGGGCTCCCTGTTTGATGTCGATGTGGATGACACCACAGAGGAGCAGGTGAGGTGGGGCCCTGGGCTGGAGGTTACTTAGGGTTGTGCTACCTGCTCATGGGAACCACGAGGACAAAGGTGAAGAGGCCGAGGCATGAGGACCTTGTGTCGTGCATCTCTAGCCTGTGAAGCTTGCGCTCCTCAGTCGCTCTTTCCCATTGTCCTTCTGGTTGATTCGTATTGTTGGGGCTCTCATTAGGGCGAAGTGTGCAAACTATTTTACTTATAGAATTGACTTCACAGAGATAGAGTGCAAAATCCAAGTTTAACTTGTCAAAGAATTAATTGTTTCATCATATTTTTGTTTAGGTAGAATTCGCATGGTTTCcttcttatttaattaaaaaagtatttttactcAGGTTGAGTGTGCAAAGTCTGGATTCTGCTTTAAGAATgtacattaaaatgtatatactatttttattcatgTGGAGTATGCACATTCCAgattttactcctttttaaatgaaaagcaattttaaaaagactgtttCTTCCTATGGCTCTTGCAGGATTCAGGTGTtgcttctcttttaaattttttatttttaattgaaaataaaactttattttatactttattttattactttattttatgctttctgccattaaaagcaaattttatttttttgtttttttaatatttatttattttgggggcgcctgggtggctcagtcggttgagcgtctgacttcagctcagctcatgatctcatggcttgtgagttcgagctctgcgtcaggctctgtgctgacagctcagagcctggagcctgcttctgattctgtgtctccctctctctctgccccaacccacttgcattctgcctctgtctctctcaaaaataaataaacattaaaaaaaacttttttaatgtttatttatttatttttgaaagagtacaagcaggagaggcacagagaggtggggacagaggatccaaagtgggctctgcgctgacaggctgacaggctgacagcaacaaacctgatatggggctcaaactcatgaacctcaagatcatgacatgagccgaagtcagatgctcaaccaactgagccacccagtcgcccctaaaaacaatttttaatttttattaacgtTGGGTGCAAAATCTaggttttgttctatttttattttttcttgttttattttttaaagtttttaaattatttaagtaatctctacacccaatgtgggcctccAACTCCCAACCCCAATATCAAGAATCGCGTGCTCTTCCAACTGGGCCAGctaggcgcccctcttgttttatttttattaaaacatttaaaaatagttcataCATATATCACAAGGTTCAAAAACCAAACAGTATTCAAGATAGTCAAGGAAAAGTCTTGCTCCTACTGTCTACCCCCTGCCCTCTTACAAGTAACTACTTTTagtggttttattaaaatatccttCTAAAATGTaagcacaaatataaaaatatattttaatcccCTTTCCCACCCCAAGTTTTGCCCTAAAGTAACTCGTGAATGATACCGTTCTGCGTGTTGCTGTTTTCACATAATTCTTGAAAATCTTCCACAAAAGTACATGGAATGtcctcattcatttgttttccaCTGTGAGGATAGGACCCAGTGTAATTTGCCCCTTATCAGTGAACACCCAGGTGATTTCCAGCCCTTTTCCTATTGCAAATGGTGCTGCAGTAAGTAATACCCTCGTACCCATGTGGATTCACAGGTATAGA from Leopardus geoffroyi isolate Oge1 chromosome X, O.geoffroyi_Oge1_pat1.0, whole genome shotgun sequence includes the following:
- the PORCN gene encoding protein-serine O-palmitoleoyltransferase porcupine isoform X4; the protein is MVWVVLLSLLCYLVLFLCRHSSHRGVFLSVTILIYLLMGEMHMVDTVTWHKMRGAQMIVAMKAVSLGFDLDRGEVGAVPSPVEFMGYLYFVGTIVFGPWISFHSYLQAVQGRPLSRRWLQKVARSLALALLCLVLSTCVGPYLFPYFIPLDGDRLLRNKKRKARGTMVRWLRAYESAVSFHFSNYFVGFLSEATATLAGAGFTEEKDHLEWDLTVSKPLNVELPRSMVEVVTSWNLPMSYWLNNYVFKNALRLGTFSAVLVTYAASALLHGFSFHLAAVLLSLAFITYVEHVLRKRLARILSACVLSKRCPPNCSHQHRLGLGVRALNLLFGALAIFHLAYLGSLFDVDVDDTTEEQGYGMAYTVHKWSELSWASHWVTFGCWIFYRLIG